A single genomic interval of Zunongwangia sp. HGR-M22 harbors:
- a CDS encoding glycosyltransferase family 4 protein, producing MQTLFGKDSKCLKKVFLETHNIQNLYSGFGQFNLNLAKSLSDESEFLTEHEITLNCNNTVAKRKIGNNLRYHTYHQITRYPFFRIKRKFNLWHSVNQNTKIEPFSNQIPYLLTIHDINFMEEDKGKRLETRIKLFKEKLDRSSALVYISEYTKNQTHQYFNVPKVPEHIIYNGNSMAGSLAITDVAAGKNESLRPFIFCIGQVDEKKNFHTLVEMIKYLKGINLIIAGGVKSEYAEKLKLKIKEDKLENRVFLAGHISEADKIFYYKNCLAFAFPSLREGFGLPVIEAMTFGKPVFLSSLSSLPEIGGEHSFYWENFDPQYMANIFEEGMSTYEDNRENYTSIYAERAKSFSWTKAAKEYINVYKSILEA from the coding sequence ATGCAAACACTTTTTGGTAAAGACTCGAAATGCTTGAAGAAGGTGTTCTTAGAAACTCACAACATTCAAAATCTTTATTCCGGTTTTGGGCAATTCAATTTGAATTTGGCTAAATCCCTAAGCGATGAAAGTGAATTTTTAACAGAACACGAGATAACCTTAAACTGTAATAATACTGTTGCGAAACGTAAAATTGGGAATAATCTACGTTATCATACTTATCATCAGATTACCAGGTATCCATTTTTTCGAATTAAGCGTAAGTTTAATTTATGGCATTCTGTAAATCAAAATACAAAGATCGAACCTTTTTCAAATCAAATTCCTTATCTGCTCACGATACATGATATAAATTTTATGGAAGAGGATAAAGGTAAACGCTTAGAAACCAGAATTAAGCTATTTAAAGAAAAATTAGACAGAAGCTCGGCTTTAGTATATATTTCAGAATACACTAAAAATCAAACACATCAATATTTTAATGTACCCAAAGTGCCAGAACATATAATTTATAATGGCAATTCTATGGCAGGCAGCTTAGCGATAACCGATGTTGCCGCCGGTAAAAATGAATCTTTAAGGCCTTTTATTTTTTGCATAGGACAGGTAGATGAAAAAAAGAATTTTCATACACTGGTGGAAATGATCAAATATCTTAAAGGTATAAACCTCATTATTGCAGGAGGAGTAAAAAGCGAATATGCTGAAAAATTGAAATTAAAAATCAAAGAAGATAAACTAGAAAACAGAGTATTCTTAGCCGGCCATATTAGTGAAGCCGATAAAATTTTCTATTATAAAAACTGTTTAGCATTTGCTTTTCCTTCTTTAAGAGAGGGTTTTGGATTACCGGTGATAGAAGCAATGACGTTTGGTAAACCTGTATTTCTTTCCAGTCTTTCTTCTTTGCCTGAAATAGGAGGGGAACATTCTTTTTATTGGGAAAACTTCGATCCACAATATATGGCTAATATATTTGAAGAGGGAATGTCGACATACGAAGATAATCGAGAGAACTATACCTCAATTTATGCTGAACGTGCCAAAAGTTTCTCTTGGACAAAAGCGGCTAAAGAATACATTAATGTGTACAAGAGTATTCTTGAAGCATAA
- a CDS encoding SGNH/GDSL hydrolase family protein, with product MKKILLTLAAISSLLSCKQTKEEHQAKLHSPQDSKYFAISGRTDQRDSSLVMISPASKVTFKNTIEDTIVVYSKTDDPKQHAFWAVAVNGEYKGKTIVEGDTINSMKIPVSKNDTIVELYKATEASTGNLVLSGIKAKSLAKAPAKPEAKIEFIGNSITSGFGNDNKEYPCDQGGWFDSHNAYYSYATLAANRLEADFVLSSISGWGMYRNWDVPGPTVPDVYDNLYLNEDSSKSYTSKDFNPDLISINLGTNDLSDGDGKHERLPFSEDDYVGAYIKFVKHLIDTRDNPEIAILDSPMVSGEREEILHRCLDSVASYFEGEGKKIHVFDFEPISETGCGAHPSIEEDKMMADQIVPFYRDILESKK from the coding sequence TTGCGATCTCTGGAAGAACAGATCAAAGAGATTCTTCTTTGGTAATGATTAGTCCTGCCTCTAAAGTTACTTTTAAAAATACAATAGAAGATACCATCGTAGTGTATTCTAAAACCGACGATCCTAAGCAACATGCATTTTGGGCGGTTGCAGTAAATGGTGAATATAAAGGTAAAACCATTGTAGAGGGAGATACGATAAATTCAATGAAAATCCCGGTTAGTAAAAACGATACGATAGTAGAGTTGTATAAAGCTACAGAAGCCAGTACGGGTAATTTAGTGTTAAGCGGTATTAAAGCTAAAAGTCTTGCAAAAGCGCCTGCTAAACCGGAAGCCAAAATTGAATTTATAGGAAATTCGATTACCTCTGGTTTTGGGAATGATAATAAAGAGTATCCATGTGACCAGGGCGGTTGGTTTGATTCTCACAACGCGTACTATTCTTATGCTACCCTTGCTGCCAATAGATTAGAAGCCGATTTTGTATTATCTTCAATTTCAGGTTGGGGAATGTATAGAAACTGGGATGTTCCTGGGCCAACAGTGCCAGATGTTTATGACAACCTTTATCTTAATGAGGATAGTTCAAAAAGTTATACTTCCAAAGATTTTAATCCAGATTTAATAAGTATCAATTTAGGAACTAACGATTTATCAGATGGAGATGGTAAACATGAACGTTTACCGTTTAGCGAAGATGATTACGTTGGTGCTTATATCAAATTTGTAAAGCATTTGATAGATACAAGAGATAATCCAGAAATTGCCATACTGGATAGCCCTATGGTGTCTGGAGAACGAGAAGAAATTTTACACAGATGCTTAGATAGCGTAGCTAGTTATTTTGAAGGAGAAGGGAAGAAAATACATGTTTTTGATTTTGAACCGATTTCTGAAACTGGTTGTGGTGCGCATCCATCTATTGAAGAAGATAAAATGATGGCAGATCAAATTGTGCCATTTTATCGAGATATTTTGGAATCAAAAAAATAA
- a CDS encoding AAA family ATPase: MKILKIEFENINSLRGPQKIDFTDKPFSASSLFAITGPTGSGKSTILDVICLALFNHVPRLGKITKNEIIAKGAILTRNQKHASAQVTYSCKSGIFTSKWSISTNRNDNLRDYEMEIADLATNKLIDLKKSDVPAKNEALIGLNYNQFIKAVLLAQGEFAQFLKVNKAERGELLEKITGTGIYRELGKKAYEKNKDAGKAILQQQQEIEIIQKSLLNDEDYAEISETYKTQQAACEPLEKEIQRLSKFVELKQEIKNQQENISKIASEKKQAEESLKQFNENNGKSLSAHENLQEHAGDLRNWKQGKENEASTAKEITEIEAKIGKNKQAFSGLLSEVSQLVNTEVSANDFEMKLNEFTEKIQHFEEERKEKGREYKKLMDEFKLKTADLPINFSKNPEENSKQLQAIGNSAANRIKNYEIELSNFDLSDTEALKFQLKEQTEKTRAAQRANAKIDESDRELKRIASEKTTIEKQSEALPQQIKDLSTKVQFQQKDLENLQLQQKNQLLEARLEDLRHTLIDNEPCPLCGAKHHPFADQAPEKDSALEEKIALLQQELQLNLSNLAKLQANFESFDERLKSLQKEENLWKSASEEKRKAFKTNFKNFDFANEDVWEQNIAKLNEQFELIEKWEKEQKQFEIAQNAIPDQQKAQELLSDAFKIKAEQEKLFKGDDILDKNRLYHRQFTTLKQEKKSFEEQLKILKSRHQKLASELSILERELSSVLKEKGYENLQQALKNLMPEKEYLQLREQREKIQQKLSELNTSYNLLKQQLQEKQKLDIHETSAELQEQLAEKRQKLKDISEVCKGLYRQLENQKDNLQKLGEIREGIAEKEQKIKRWRLLNELIGDATGRKFNEFAQDLTLTQLIALANKRLADLSDRYIIDKPLDEEDDGLVAIDEHMGGQRRSVKTLSGGETFILSLSMALALSDLASKNVEINSLFIDEGFGTLDPETLDQTLDTLEKLQAESSKTIGIISHVDSLKERIATQVMLTRNGQGYSSITIKD, encoded by the coding sequence ATGAAAATCTTAAAAATAGAATTCGAAAATATCAATTCTTTACGCGGGCCGCAAAAGATAGATTTTACTGACAAACCTTTTTCTGCCAGTTCACTTTTTGCCATCACCGGGCCAACAGGGAGCGGAAAGAGCACGATTTTAGATGTAATTTGCCTAGCCCTTTTTAACCACGTGCCACGTCTTGGTAAGATCACTAAAAATGAAATTATTGCCAAAGGTGCGATTCTTACCCGCAATCAAAAACATGCTTCCGCTCAGGTCACTTATAGTTGCAAGTCAGGTATTTTCACTTCAAAATGGTCAATTTCAACCAATCGTAATGATAATCTAAGAGATTACGAAATGGAGATCGCCGATTTGGCGACCAATAAATTAATCGACCTTAAAAAGTCTGATGTTCCTGCGAAAAACGAAGCTTTGATCGGTTTAAATTATAATCAGTTTATCAAGGCGGTTTTGCTGGCCCAGGGAGAATTTGCACAGTTTTTAAAAGTAAACAAAGCCGAGCGTGGTGAGTTATTGGAAAAAATAACGGGAACCGGAATTTACCGTGAACTGGGAAAAAAAGCATACGAAAAAAATAAAGACGCTGGTAAAGCCATTTTACAGCAACAGCAGGAAATCGAAATTATTCAAAAATCATTGCTGAATGACGAAGATTATGCTGAAATTTCTGAGACTTATAAAACTCAGCAAGCCGCTTGTGAACCACTGGAAAAAGAGATTCAGCGTTTATCGAAATTCGTTGAGCTGAAGCAGGAAATTAAAAATCAACAGGAAAATATCTCCAAGATTGCTTCGGAAAAAAAGCAGGCTGAAGAAAGTCTGAAGCAATTCAACGAGAATAACGGTAAATCACTCAGCGCACACGAAAATTTACAAGAACACGCCGGCGATTTGCGAAACTGGAAACAAGGCAAAGAAAACGAAGCTTCGACCGCAAAAGAAATCACTGAAATAGAAGCCAAGATTGGAAAAAATAAGCAAGCATTTTCAGGATTACTTTCTGAAGTTTCGCAGTTGGTAAACACTGAAGTTTCAGCAAATGATTTTGAAATGAAGCTGAATGAATTTACAGAGAAAATTCAGCATTTTGAAGAAGAACGCAAGGAAAAAGGCCGCGAATACAAGAAACTGATGGATGAATTTAAGCTGAAAACTGCCGATCTACCCATCAATTTCAGTAAAAATCCAGAGGAAAATAGTAAACAATTACAAGCGATTGGCAATTCAGCGGCGAATCGCATTAAAAATTATGAGATTGAATTATCGAATTTCGATCTTAGCGATACTGAAGCTTTAAAATTTCAGCTAAAAGAACAAACTGAAAAAACACGGGCGGCACAAAGAGCGAACGCAAAAATCGATGAAAGCGACAGAGAATTAAAACGAATTGCTTCAGAAAAAACAACTATAGAAAAGCAAAGCGAAGCGCTTCCGCAGCAAATAAAAGATTTGAGTACAAAAGTTCAGTTTCAACAAAAAGATCTTGAAAATTTACAATTACAGCAAAAAAATCAGTTGCTCGAAGCGAGATTAGAAGATTTACGCCATACATTAATTGATAATGAACCTTGCCCGCTTTGTGGCGCCAAGCACCATCCTTTTGCAGATCAAGCTCCTGAAAAAGACAGCGCATTAGAAGAAAAAATTGCATTGCTTCAGCAGGAATTGCAGCTAAATTTATCAAATCTGGCTAAACTTCAGGCGAATTTCGAAAGTTTTGATGAGCGACTGAAGTCGCTTCAAAAAGAAGAAAATCTATGGAAAAGCGCTTCCGAAGAAAAAAGGAAAGCCTTTAAAACCAACTTTAAAAATTTTGATTTTGCTAACGAAGATGTTTGGGAACAAAATATTGCAAAGCTAAATGAGCAATTTGAACTGATTGAAAAGTGGGAAAAAGAACAAAAACAATTTGAGATTGCTCAAAATGCCATTCCAGATCAGCAAAAAGCGCAGGAACTGCTAAGTGATGCTTTTAAAATTAAAGCTGAACAAGAGAAGTTGTTTAAAGGGGACGATATTTTGGATAAAAATCGACTGTATCATCGCCAGTTTACAACGCTAAAACAAGAGAAAAAGTCTTTTGAGGAACAGTTGAAAATTTTAAAAAGCCGACATCAAAAATTAGCTTCAGAATTATCGATTTTAGAGCGTGAACTTTCGTCAGTTTTAAAAGAAAAAGGCTACGAAAATTTACAGCAGGCACTAAAGAATTTAATGCCAGAAAAAGAATACTTACAGCTTAGGGAACAGCGCGAAAAAATTCAGCAAAAATTATCAGAATTAAATACTTCCTATAATTTACTAAAGCAGCAATTACAGGAGAAGCAAAAGCTAGATATCCACGAAACCTCAGCTGAACTACAGGAGCAATTGGCCGAAAAACGCCAAAAGTTAAAAGACATTAGCGAAGTTTGTAAAGGACTTTATAGACAGTTAGAAAACCAAAAAGATAACCTGCAAAAACTGGGTGAAATTAGAGAAGGAATTGCCGAAAAAGAGCAAAAAATAAAGCGCTGGCGATTGCTAAATGAATTAATTGGTGATGCGACCGGAAGAAAATTTAATGAATTTGCTCAGGATTTAACGCTCACGCAACTTATTGCTTTGGCCAACAAGCGACTTGCCGATCTTAGCGATCGTTACATTATAGATAAACCTTTAGATGAAGAAGATGATGGTTTGGTGGCCATTGATGAACACATGGGCGGGCAACGACGATCGGTAAAAACGCTCTCTGGCGGTGAAACATTTATTTTGAGTTTATCGATGGCATTGGCGCTATCTGATCTTGCATCCAAAAACGTAGAGATTAATAGTTTGTTTATCGACGAAGGTTTTGGAACGCTAGATCCTGAAACTTTAGACCAGACACTAGACACTTTAGAAAAATTACAGGCCGAATCGTCTAAAACCATTGGAATTATTAGTCATGTAGATTCGTTGAAAGAGCGCATTGCAACGCAGGTAATGCTTACCAGAAATGGGCAAGGCTATAGTTCTATCACAATTAAGGATTAA
- a CDS encoding carboxypeptidase-like regulatory domain-containing protein: protein MEAKINTLQGFCFSVWLLTFLMVSPVTAKSLPTENSDPYQSFKGQVINAFTEDPIQSAHINVKGTTISTISNSDGEFSLKLPEDMTDALISISALGYQTKELQLDYFKRANVIIAMQESVQELDEVSVYTKGDATELVRNMMYNRDENYVSDKALMTAFYRETIKKGNRNISLSEAVTELHKQPYLSSKDDDISILKARKSTDYKRLDTVALKLRGGPFNALYIDVMKYPQFLFDIDKLDKYSFTYDKPTKIGERRLHVVNFKQNERDRPWYFGKLFIDSESFTLVKAVYSLNTDNRRVASRMFTSKKPNGVRVHPDNIQYQVDYREKDGKWFYSYGKADLEFVVNWKHKIFNSRYKVHSEMAITEWEKSNIIISQNKDFIKPAIVMVDDIDGFADVNFWGSNNIIEPDKSIQNAIEKIQRKIID, encoded by the coding sequence ATGGAAGCAAAAATTAATACTCTACAAGGTTTTTGTTTTTCTGTTTGGTTACTGACTTTCCTAATGGTAAGTCCGGTTACGGCGAAAAGCCTACCTACAGAAAATAGCGATCCTTATCAATCTTTTAAAGGACAAGTAATAAATGCCTTTACAGAAGATCCAATTCAGTCTGCGCACATCAATGTAAAAGGCACCACGATTTCTACAATTTCAAATTCGGATGGCGAGTTTTCGTTGAAGCTGCCAGAAGATATGACAGATGCTCTAATTAGCATTTCTGCACTTGGCTATCAAACTAAAGAGCTTCAGTTAGATTATTTTAAGCGTGCAAATGTGATTATAGCCATGCAGGAAAGCGTGCAGGAATTAGACGAAGTTAGTGTTTACACTAAGGGAGATGCAACGGAATTGGTTAGAAATATGATGTATAATCGTGATGAAAATTATGTAAGTGACAAAGCTTTAATGACTGCATTTTATAGAGAAACTATAAAAAAAGGAAACCGAAATATTTCTTTATCTGAAGCAGTTACAGAATTGCATAAACAACCATATCTTTCTAGCAAGGATGATGATATTTCTATTTTAAAAGCAAGAAAAAGCACCGATTATAAGCGTCTGGATACGGTTGCTTTAAAATTACGTGGCGGGCCTTTTAATGCACTCTATATTGATGTGATGAAGTATCCTCAATTTCTTTTTGATATTGATAAATTAGATAAGTACAGTTTTACCTACGATAAACCTACTAAGATTGGTGAGCGAAGATTGCATGTAGTAAATTTTAAACAAAATGAAAGGGACAGACCATGGTATTTTGGCAAACTATTTATCGATAGTGAAAGTTTCACTTTGGTAAAAGCGGTTTATAGTTTAAATACCGATAATCGCAGGGTAGCAAGTAGAATGTTTACCAGCAAAAAACCGAACGGTGTAAGAGTACATCCAGATAACATCCAATATCAAGTAGACTATCGTGAAAAAGATGGTAAATGGTTTTATAGTTACGGAAAAGCAGATCTGGAATTTGTAGTTAACTGGAAACATAAAATCTTTAATTCTCGCTACAAAGTACATAGTGAGATGGCCATAACAGAATGGGAAAAATCGAATATCATTATTTCACAAAACAAAGATTTTATAAAACCTGCTATTGTTATGGTAGATGATATTGATGGATTTGCTGATGTAAATTTTTGGGGCAGTAACAATATTATAGAACCCGATAAAAGTATACAGAATGCTATAGAAAAAATTCAGAGAAAAATAATAGATTAA
- a CDS encoding ABC transporter ATP-binding protein — protein sequence MKNFKRFLKYLIPYRNYQILSVVFNILYALFSSLSMLSLLPMIKVLFEDGEKLTVKPVYQGIRDFDLHYFEDYLNYFITTTQITKGPLFTLIIVVGFVLSTFLLKNLFNYLSILYMTYLNNGILKDLRQDVYNKVIGLNVAFFSNERKGDLIARMTSDINTIKVSFMSVLMMVREPLTILFTLLGMIAISWKLTIFVFFFIPISGFLITKITKGIKSQSGNIFAMEGELLSNIEETLGGIKIIKNFNSERFFSKKFFEFTDNINNLNNSIGKTMSLAAPASEFLGILAISILLIYGGSLVLVDQSLSGGAFIAYMGLAYQILTPAKAITKANHALMGGNAAYERVALILDAVDPLEEKPDAKVIKGFNKEIKFTNVSFKYKDDYVLKNFNLTVPKGKVVALVGESGSGKSTLANLLTRFYDVTEGSITFDGVDIKNVTAASLRNQMGIVAQDSILFNDTIANNISLGIENPEESKIIESAKIANAHNFISSFPKGYQYSVGDGGYQLSGGQRQRIAIARAVMKNPPIMILDEATSALDTESEKLVQDALENMMENRTSIVIAHRLSTIQNADLIVVMKNGVIIEKGTHHELLAQNGTYKNLVFLQSLNTAPVLAN from the coding sequence ATGAAAAATTTTAAAAGATTTCTCAAATATCTTATTCCATATAGAAATTATCAGATTTTAAGTGTTGTTTTCAATATTTTATATGCGCTCTTTTCTTCACTATCCATGTTATCCTTATTACCAATGATAAAGGTGCTGTTTGAAGATGGCGAAAAATTAACGGTAAAGCCAGTTTACCAAGGTATTAGGGATTTTGATCTTCATTATTTCGAGGATTATCTAAATTACTTTATAACCACAACACAAATTACTAAAGGGCCTTTATTTACTTTAATTATCGTAGTGGGATTTGTGTTAAGTACCTTTCTGCTAAAAAACCTGTTCAATTATCTTTCTATCTTATACATGACCTATTTAAACAATGGAATCTTAAAAGATTTAAGACAAGATGTTTACAATAAAGTTATAGGCTTAAACGTAGCTTTTTTTTCAAATGAAAGAAAAGGAGATTTAATTGCGAGAATGACGTCTGATATTAATACCATTAAAGTCTCTTTTATGAGTGTTTTAATGATGGTTAGAGAACCATTAACGATTCTATTTACACTACTAGGAATGATAGCAATTAGTTGGAAATTGACCATTTTCGTTTTCTTTTTTATTCCCATTTCCGGTTTTCTTATTACTAAAATTACAAAAGGAATAAAAAGTCAATCAGGGAATATTTTTGCAATGGAAGGTGAGCTTTTATCGAATATCGAAGAAACTTTAGGCGGAATAAAAATTATCAAAAACTTTAATTCTGAACGTTTTTTTTCTAAAAAGTTTTTTGAATTTACAGACAATATAAACAATCTGAATAATTCGATAGGTAAAACCATGAGCCTTGCTGCACCGGCTAGTGAATTTCTTGGGATTTTAGCCATTTCAATTCTGCTAATTTATGGTGGATCTTTAGTTTTGGTCGATCAGTCTTTAAGCGGAGGTGCTTTTATTGCGTATATGGGATTAGCCTATCAGATCTTAACGCCGGCTAAAGCAATAACCAAAGCAAATCATGCATTAATGGGTGGGAACGCTGCTTACGAAAGGGTCGCTTTAATTCTGGATGCAGTAGATCCATTAGAAGAAAAACCGGATGCGAAGGTTATCAAAGGTTTTAATAAAGAAATAAAATTTACTAATGTTTCTTTTAAATATAAAGATGATTATGTTTTAAAGAATTTTAATCTGACCGTTCCAAAAGGTAAGGTTGTGGCTTTGGTAGGAGAATCGGGAAGTGGGAAATCAACATTAGCCAATTTACTAACTCGTTTTTATGATGTTACCGAGGGCAGTATAACATTTGATGGTGTTGATATTAAAAATGTAACTGCAGCTTCTTTAAGAAATCAAATGGGGATTGTGGCGCAAGATTCAATATTATTTAATGATACTATCGCTAACAATATTTCTTTAGGTATAGAAAATCCTGAAGAAAGTAAAATCATTGAATCTGCAAAAATTGCTAACGCCCATAATTTTATAAGTTCTTTCCCTAAGGGCTATCAATACAGCGTAGGGGATGGAGGATATCAATTATCAGGGGGGCAAAGACAACGAATAGCGATTGCCAGAGCAGTCATGAAAAATCCTCCAATTATGATTCTTGATGAAGCAACTTCAGCTTTAGATACAGAATCGGAAAAACTGGTGCAGGATGCTTTGGAGAATATGATGGAAAATAGAACATCTATTGTAATCGCACACCGACTCTCAACAATTCAAAATGCCGATTTAATTGTAGTAATGAAGAACGGAGTGATTATCGAAAAAGGAACACATCACGAACTATTAGCACAAAATGGTACGTATAAAAATCTTGTTTTTCTACAATCATTAAATACCGCTCCTGTTTTAGCAAATTAA
- the trhA gene encoding PAQR family membrane homeostasis protein TrhA, with amino-acid sequence MNIIRMRDRDRIKYYTKSEERVNIISHALGLLLSIFGSIILIIKSAELGGTILKISFWIFGCSMIILYTASTLYHSVRERKLRYKLNILDHASIYILIAGTYTPFALVTLRGTIGWIIFGVIWGLAVTGVILKFFFIGKFQTLSTIMYVAMGWIIVFAVKPLLDNLSGDGLFWLFAGGISYTVGAIIFSIDRLKFNHAIFHFFVLFGTFCHFWAIYYHVIPNN; translated from the coding sequence GTGAATATAATTAGAATGAGGGATCGCGATAGAATTAAATATTACACCAAATCTGAAGAGCGGGTTAATATAATTTCGCATGCTCTAGGTTTGCTGTTGAGTATTTTTGGGTCAATTATACTTATAATTAAGTCGGCAGAACTTGGTGGTACCATATTAAAAATAAGCTTTTGGATTTTTGGTTGTAGTATGATCATTCTTTATACCGCCTCTACACTTTATCATAGTGTTAGAGAGCGTAAACTTCGGTATAAACTTAATATTTTAGATCATGCTTCAATTTATATTCTTATTGCGGGAACGTACACACCCTTTGCGCTTGTAACGCTAAGAGGAACTATAGGTTGGATAATATTTGGAGTTATTTGGGGACTTGCGGTAACCGGAGTCATTTTAAAATTCTTTTTTATCGGCAAATTTCAAACCTTAAGCACAATTATGTATGTGGCGATGGGATGGATTATAGTGTTTGCCGTAAAACCTTTGCTGGATAATCTGTCTGGAGATGGTTTGTTTTGGCTTTTTGCAGGCGGAATTTCTTATACCGTCGGAGCAATAATTTTTAGCATCGATCGATTAAAATTCAACCATGCGATTTTTCATTTCTTTGTATTGTTCGGTACATTTTGTCATTTTTGGGCTATTTATTATCATGTAATCCCCAACAATTAA
- a CDS encoding glycosyltransferase — protein MNTKNKGLNIIGYIDGEFGLGEAVRLNIKAAKSQAIPLHLIDYEKIKKNPDLIVEFKYSVSLVQISLRDLDNFFRIIDPELFKFRYTILFLMWESEYLPPEHSENLSLFNEIWTASSFCKSIFKRVYNNPITIVPHPVAFKLNGIGKKIGRNFFDPTKFSFLFIFSYHSSMERKNPIFLIDAFNRAFSENDPVELVIKTSGAMAFRKENTQLLKIASSHKNIKIYDVDLEKDGINHLINDCDCYVSMHHSEGFGLTLAEAMYLGKPTIATNYSGNTQFMNAENSFLVDYKLGSIEKVDKNFCSNTIWGHPLLEDAIAKLKEAYFNKSCRDFKAYKAKAYMEREFSFKNIGQIMQYRLDDIYKASGDLISTQNAYLLNQLQFVKAENAHLQREIKRMKKNLIIRFILFLKNKTRMIKNSFRAA, from the coding sequence ATGAATACAAAGAATAAAGGTTTAAACATCATTGGATATATAGATGGCGAATTTGGTTTGGGAGAAGCTGTACGATTAAATATTAAAGCAGCGAAAAGTCAGGCTATACCACTTCATTTGATCGATTATGAAAAGATCAAGAAAAATCCAGATCTTATTGTTGAGTTCAAATATTCGGTAAGTTTAGTTCAAATTTCTTTGAGAGATTTAGATAATTTTTTCAGAATTATAGATCCAGAATTATTCAAATTTAGATATACCATCTTATTTTTAATGTGGGAGTCGGAATATCTGCCACCAGAACATTCCGAAAATCTAAGTTTATTTAACGAAATTTGGACAGCTTCCTCTTTTTGTAAATCGATATTTAAAAGGGTTTATAACAATCCAATCACAATCGTTCCGCATCCAGTGGCATTTAAATTAAATGGTATTGGTAAGAAAATCGGTCGTAACTTTTTTGATCCTACTAAATTCAGTTTTCTATTTATTTTCAGTTATCACAGTTCGATGGAAAGGAAAAATCCAATTTTCCTTATTGATGCATTTAACAGAGCGTTCTCTGAGAATGACCCTGTAGAATTGGTTATTAAAACATCTGGAGCAATGGCTTTTAGAAAAGAAAATACTCAATTACTGAAAATAGCATCCTCGCATAAGAACATTAAAATATATGATGTCGATTTAGAAAAAGATGGTATAAATCACTTAATTAATGATTGCGATTGTTATGTTTCTATGCATCATTCAGAAGGTTTCGGTTTAACCCTTGCTGAAGCTATGTATTTAGGGAAGCCAACCATCGCTACCAATTATTCGGGTAATACGCAGTTTATGAATGCAGAGAATAGTTTTTTGGTAGATTATAAATTAGGATCAATTGAGAAGGTAGATAAGAATTTTTGTTCGAATACCATCTGGGGACATCCTCTTTTAGAAGATGCAATTGCAAAATTAAAAGAAGCCTACTTTAATAAATCATGTAGAGATTTTAAAGCATATAAAGCTAAAGCTTATATGGAAAGGGAGTTTTCGTTTAAAAACATAGGCCAAATTATGCAATATAGGCTGGATGATATTTATAAAGCTAGCGGCGATCTTATCTCAACTCAAAATGCATATCTTCTTAATCAACTACAGTTTGTAAAAGCTGAAAATGCACATCTGCAAAGAGAAATTAAGAGAATGAAGAAAAACCTGATTATTCGGTTTATTTTATTCTTGAAAAATAAAACACGAATGATTAAAAATAGTTTTAGAGCCGCTTAA